The sequence below is a genomic window from Uranotaenia lowii strain MFRU-FL chromosome 2, ASM2978415v1, whole genome shotgun sequence.
AGCATCAGATATCTACTCGGATGACAGCGGAAGCGATAGCGACGATGAGAAGAAATCGGATCGTCGTTCCCGGTCCGGTTCCAGCAGCGGCAGTGGCAGCGACAGTCGCTCATCTTCGGACAGTGAAACGGAAGCTGGCGAGGACAACAAAGAGAAGAGCTCGAGCAGCTCCAGCAAAAAATCTGTGGCAATTAGCACTAGAGATGAACTTAATAAGCTCCGAATCTCGCGTCATAAGTTGGAACGCTTTATCACGCTTCCGATGTTCGAAAAACTCGTAATGAATAGTTTTGTACGGATAAATATTGGCAATAATAATGGAAAACCGGTCTACCGGGTGGCGGAAATTGTCGGGATCGTGGAAACCGCAAAAATCTATCAGTTTGGCAAGGGTCGCACCAATAAAGGTTTCCGTTTGAAGCATGGCAGCCAGGAGCGGGTATTCAGATTGGAATTCGTTTCAAATCAAGACTTCACCGAGAGCGAGTATCAAAAATGGTTGACCGTCTGTGCAGCCACCGGGACGTCCCTTCCCAACGTCGACTTAATCGAAAGGAAAGCCAACGATGTCAAAGGAGCAATCGGGTATGAGTATAAGGATGCGGACGTCGATAAAATTATCGAAGAAAAGAACCGATTCCGTGCTCATCCAACGAATTATGCCATGAAAAAGACATTACTaatgaaggtaattttaatTGGTTTAAACAGTAGATCAACGCAATTCTATCTGTTCTGTTATTTTATTTCCAGGAACGTGACGCAGCTCAGCTACGGGGAGAAGATGAGTTAGCCCGAGATCTAAATACTCAGATTTTAGAACTGGAAGAACGCGCCAGCATGCTCGACAAGAGGCGTAGCAGCAGTATTAGTTTGATTTCGTACATCAACGATCGTAACCGGAAGCGCAACGTCGAAGACGCGGAAAAGGCGATCAAAGAAGAAATCCGCGCCAATCGTGGTATCAAAATTGAAGATCCCTTCACACGACGCCAAACGCAACCTCGGATGTCCTTCAAAGCCTCCGAAAAAGAGAAGGAAACTCCTACGATGCAAATGCCTGCACCACCGCCCCCGGGACAGAAAAAGAAACCTGACGAAAAGAAAGCTGCCTCGTCGAGCTCAGACAACAACCTATACTCGCTGCATGATTTCGAGATTGATCTAGATTTGCCGCTACCGAGTAAGTTctattgtaaataaaatttaaaataaaaacactttaattctttctcaattttttccaatttcagtAAGCTCGGTCAATGTTCTTCCGAAGCCGGTTGAAAAACCGGTAAAAGAGTCCGGCCCCAAACGCTCACTTAATCTGGAAGATTACAAAAAGAAACGCGGTCTGATTTAGAAGCACGGCGTAGTTCCGCGGCTCCTCAAGGGCGAAGCACATCAACCACATTTCTTCTGTAGCTAAAACTATATTGTGTGCGTAAATATCTTCAGATGGCAGGTGTAAAGTGCAAATCTACTAGGAACAACACCCACTTGTTGACAAAATATCAACTCACTTAAAAGGTAACACACAAAATCACTATATTATACGAATGATATAGATTGCGTGATCAACAAGACAGCGTATGCAACCAACCTCAGAGAAACGAACAATTGGCAGCGGAGGATGCCAAATAACTATCAGGTTAACGACACATGGGTTATCAGattgtatatttcagttgtcaATATTCCATGCTGCTCCCaaggtttcatttttttatgttgatcgaaaattttacaatacgAACAAACTTATTTGTATTTCTTCCTTTTCCTGACCAAGAAGAACACACCGAACTCTGAGAGCATCCCCCCACTAAGAAAGTAAACCGGCAAACAAGTGCTTAATCAGTCTTGTTtccttttaatatttatttgttcCATCTCTTCGAGTAGTAGTATGTTCAGTTTCTTTCACTTGCCGAACAACGTTTAACACGTGTAGGATATTCAATTAATAATATATAGTTATTGATCAGAAAGAGAGCAACCGATCGTGTCGTTTGGGTACCAACCCCGTTCGGAAGAAGAAGTAGCATCCAGACTCTTCAGATGTCTGAAATTGTTCTTTCGCCGTACGGTATAATAAACACATGAATTGTTATGATTCAGGTACTACTACTATAAATTGGGATTGTAGCTTTTTTGCCTGGTAGAACAGAAAAGAAATGATCCACGTTGAAAGATAGGCAACTTGACTCCAACATATACAGTGGAGTTCTCAAATTCATTTGGGGAATAACTTCATAAAACTTCACAAATCTTACGCCCTTCATGCCACAATTGACCATTTTAAGGTTCAAAACCCTTTGACCCATTGTCCGATGTCTGCCTTTCACCTGAACCTGAgaatttcttttcatattcAAGATGCGTTGCTTCGTGTAGGTGACTTTTTTGCCATGGAGACGGAGTATGATTGACGTACTtattatttacttacttacttaatgttttCGCAGCGATCCTCCGGtacatagggccgtggtaaaagaaccccactgttgacgatccggagccagcgtcttcacatGATCCCAGTCAAAACTCTCGTCGGCAGTTCGTATTTCGGCGgataggcttcgccgccacgagtttctgggcctgcctcttcttcgatgtccttctggattccattcaagcgcatctctgcaaatctcgtttttatCTCTTTGctcatctccacttacgttcccgaatctcgatttctagcgccttttgatgacaccggtcGGTGTTTGTCGAAGTATGGAACGCTGCATTTTCGGCTTGCACCACTCACAGAAACACGTAGCGCAAAATTGGCTATCCTGGTTCTCCAGTTGCTCGTTCGATAGCTAGGAACGTCCTCTACTTAATCCAGCCGTCGTGCGCTCCGAAGTACAGTCGCGGCGGAATACAATCAGTCCTATCACTTTCGGGACAAACCCTGTAGACCAACCTCTAGGTTttatccgacatccattcacttcttcttccacaaactttaccgagagtaccatggctcgtcgtgataaaggcattcttgattccacaccactgttctttgactgttccgtctgtcgccAGCTCCGAGGttcgggattcaagctgttaaacgtatggcctttttacctctgcattctccaaccggcggacgttgTATCGACAGCCAACTTTTTCCTCGCGCCGTTGTACActcgcaactctcagtcgtatttcgcctaagacgaggtgatggtcagatgcaatgtctacgcttcgtttgttgcggacatcaagaaggcttcttctccattttcgactgatgcagatgtggtcaatttgattttctgttcggccatctcgggatacccaagagACCTTATGTGCTCGTCTGAACaactgttttgcaggacagcaTCCAGCATCCTCGCAGCATGCCCTGTCCAACGTATCCGGCCGCGTCGTGCAAACGCGTCGTTCATCCTTGgactccacactccgttctactgcatgccgccaaagatggttcttaacactcgtcgctcgaatactccaagtgtgcgcaggtcctcctcgagcaatattcaTGTCTCGTgaccgtagagaacaaccgctCTAATtagcgtcatgtacaggttcGTGCGAtcgctaagtcttctcgactgcagttgcttgtggagtccatagtaggcacgagtTTTGCCGATCTTTCGTCGCCGAATCTcgcggctggtgtcattgtctgagGTCACCAGTGagtcgagatagacaaagtttcCGATTATCTCCatctcgtcgccgtcgatcgtgaccctgttattactggacaagcgggcttTTGGTCGAtctcggatccgcaggtcagcatatacttcgtcttggacgctGCTTCCCGTTTCAGCTTGAGGTAGATCATCTTCACCGCGGCAGATGATCCGCCGACTATGTCAATGTCATTAGCAGAGCAGATTTTatc
It includes:
- the LOC129744572 gene encoding RNA polymerase-associated protein Rtf1 gives rise to the protein MVKRKVQPLIDSESSSNSDSGSDLDSELLSLTKKKKPARLASNSPGGKSSDSDSGDDSEPESAPQRKKRNVKPASSSESEDDDDDDDEDDEEEDESEPEDKKKPAARSAAAAAAPTGTKRKQPMDDDQEDKSEPEEGQVTSDEESGSGSGSGEESDDESGSSSSSDSEFDDGFDENLMGDEADRARLNGLSEKERETEIFKRIERRDVMKTRWEIERKLKLAKKAERAKDKESQPPKKKKKKEKTKKKPVVQKEPEVKKKVKAPSPEPKEPSPPPRQEKESDDSEDEAGDESPISSPEKSSKENESASGASDYFDPKERSKERKKNVEANRTNDKRSDAMAMLKAKREGKAKREEEEAKKEAQKKAEAEDQDDSDDAPGGKSQKLKASDIYSDDSGSDSDDEKKSDRRSRSGSSSGSGSDSRSSSDSETEAGEDNKEKSSSSSSKKSVAISTRDELNKLRISRHKLERFITLPMFEKLVMNSFVRINIGNNNGKPVYRVAEIVGIVETAKIYQFGKGRTNKGFRLKHGSQERVFRLEFVSNQDFTESEYQKWLTVCAATGTSLPNVDLIERKANDVKGAIGYEYKDADVDKIIEEKNRFRAHPTNYAMKKTLLMKERDAAQLRGEDELARDLNTQILELEERASMLDKRRSSSISLISYINDRNRKRNVEDAEKAIKEEIRANRGIKIEDPFTRRQTQPRMSFKASEKEKETPTMQMPAPPPPGQKKKPDEKKAASSSSDNNLYSLHDFEIDLDLPLPISSVNVLPKPVEKPVKESGPKRSLNLEDYKKKRGLI